The Halomonas sp. 'Soap Lake #6' genomic sequence GTAATGGATGGGATTCCAACGGCAAGTTAAAGCCGCCCATTTTAGCCAGCACGCTGGAATTACCAGCGGCCACGCAGCCCACGGTTTTGGCCTCAATGTCGCCACGGTTGGTGTGTACACCATAGATCTGTCCGTCACGGATCTTGAAGCCGGTGACTTCGGTCTGCTGAAGGATATCCACCCCGTGGGCATCAGCGCCGCGGGCATAGCCCCAGGCCACTGCATCGTGGCGTGCTACACCGGCACGTGGCTGCCAGGAAGCGCCCATTACCGGGTAGCGGGCGTTCTTGGAGCAATCCATGATCGGCACCAACTCCTGCACGCCCTTGGCGTCCAGTACCTCGCCGTCGATGCCATTTAAGCGATTGGCATTAACCCGGCGCTGGATATCGCGCATGTCCTGCAGGGTATGCCCTAGATTGAGCACCCCACGCTGGGAGAACATAACGTTGTAGTTAAGGTCTTGGGAGAGTCCTTCCCATAGTTTCATGGCATGTTCGTAAAGGGCTGCCGCCTCGTCCCATAAGTAATTGGAACGCACGATAGTGGTATTACGGGCAGTATTACCACCACCCAACCACCCCTTTTCAATCACTGCTACGTTCTTGACGCCGAACTCTTTGGCCAAGTAGTAGGCCGTGGCCAAGCCATGTCCACCACCGCCGACGATGATCACATCGTACTGCTTCTTAGGCGTGGGATTGCGCCATTGGCGCTCCCAGTTTTCATGGTGGCTCAGCGCGTGCTTGACCAGGCCGAAGCCGGAATAGCGTTGCATAGTGGTCTCCTTAGTTCAGCCGCGCCGGGCCCTGCCGGCAAGCCGATTCAAGCAATGGATGCGGCGACTTCAGCGACAGCTTCAGCGTAGACAGGGTGCCGTGCACATATGTCGGTCACCTTGGCCCGTACCTCGGCCTCAATGGCAGCGGTATCACTACCTGCAGCCAATCCGTCCAGAATGTCGCAGATCCATCCAGCCAGCTCGTTACACTCCTGGGCATCAAAGCCGCGAGTCGTTACTGCTGGGGTGCCGATACGCAACCCAGAGGTTACGAAGGGGCTTTGGGGATCGTTAGGCACCGTATTCTTGTTGACCGTAATATGCGCGCGCCCCAGGGCAGCATCCGCATCTTTGCCCGTGACACCCTGCTGAATGAGCGATACAAGGAAGAGATGGTCATCGGTTCCGCCAGACACCACGTCATAGCCACGATCAACGAACACCTGGGCCATAGACTGAGCGTTATCAATTACTTGCTGCTGGTAGCGCACAAAATCCTGGTTCATGGCTTCCTTAAAAGCCACTGCCTTAGCGGCAATCACATGCATTAATGGGCCACCCTGCTGGCCTGGAAAGACCGCACCATTAAGCTTTTTATAAAGATCTTCGTCGCCATGAGCGGAGAGGATCAAACCACCACGTGGGCCACGCAGCGTTTTATGGGTCGTAGTGGTGACTACATGGGCGTAAGGGAGCGGGCTTGGGTAGAGACCAGCGGCCACCAGACCAGCGACGTGCGCCATATCGACCATCAGGTAGGCGCCCACCTCATCGGCGATGTCACGAAAGCGCCGCCAATCCACCACTCGTGAGTAGGCAGAGAAACCAGCGATAATCATTTTCGGCTGATGCTCGCGGGCCAAGCGCTCAACCTCTTCGTAGTCAATCTCACCGGTTTCCGGATTCAGGCCGTACTGCACCGCGTTGTAATGCTTGCCTGAGAAGTTCGGGGCGGCACCATGGGTTAAGTGCCCACCGTGGGCAAGGCTCATACCCAGCACTGTATCGCCTGGCTTAACCAACGCCATAAACACAGCAGCATTGGCTTGGGCGCCAGAATGCGGCTGCACATTGGCATAGTTGGCACTAAAAAGGCTGCAAGCTCGCTCAATGGCCAATGCTTCAACCTTATCCACAAACTCGCATCCGCCGTAGTAGCGACGACCAGGGTAGCCTTCTGCATACTTGTTAGTCAGCTGCGTGCCTTGCGCCTCCATAACAAGTTTACTGGTATAATTTTCGGAGGCGATCAATTCAATATGCGCTTCTTGGCGCACCGTTTCTTCAGCAATTGCTTCGGCAAGCAGACTGTCGTAACTGGCCAAACGGGCGTTGGGAGAAAAATTATTTTGAAGCATTACCGCCTCCTCATTAGTCACTTTGTTATTAAGTGCTGGACATACTCTTTAATGCTGATAAACCCAGGTCGCTTTCAACCAAAGTCCCTATCAACGCGTTTATACCGCGATACTATCGTTGGTTTCCGGGCCCAAGATGCTTAGCGACGTCACCACCCGATGTATTTGCGACATTGGCGTCAATTAGGCAGGCTTCGTAAATAAACCGTCATTTATTACCAATAAAAATAAAACGCCCTAAACGGCAAAAGCCATAAAGGGCGCTTCACTATCTGTATTAAAAATACTGTATTAAAAACGTCTGCCAGCGCTAGAAATCGACGATGAGATCCCCTTTCGGACGACTACAACAAGACAGAATATAGCCTTCTTCAACATCCTCCTCGGTAATACCACCGTTATGCTCCATTTCCACCTCACCCGATTTTAGCTCTACTCGGCAAGTACCGCATATCCCCATACCACAGGCCTTGGGAATGTGCAGACCAAGCTTCGCCGCTGCTGCATGGACTGTCTCACCCGGCTGGATACGCACGCTTTTTCCGGAAGACGCAAACTCTATGCTGTACAGGTCACTAGTATCGATATTTTCGGCGTCAACTTCTGCTTGCTCAGCCAGCTCAAGGGCCTCCTCCTGCACCTCCACTGGGGTCGCTCCGAATGACTCCTCGTGGTACCGGGCCATATCGAAACCATTGTTCTTGAGCAGGTTCTTGACGGCATTCATATAGGGCGTGGGGCCACAGCAGAAGATCTCCCGATCCATGAAATCGGGGGCCATCAGATCCAACATGGCCTGGCTCAGATAGCCACGAAAGCCGGCCCAGGCCTCGCCCAGTTCGTCGCTGCGTTCACAGACGATATGCAGTTTGAACTCAGGGATCCGCGAGAAGATATGCTCCAGCTCGCGGTGAAAGATGATATCCCGGGGCGAGCGGGCACTGTGGATAAACTCCAGGTCCACCAGAGAGTTGGTGTCGAAGAACCAGCGCGCCATAGACATCAGCGGAGTGATACCGACGCCGCCAGAGAGCATCAGCAACTTATCTGCCGGGTAGTCGATGGCATTGAAGTTACCCACCGGGCCATGCACTGCTAGCTCGTCGTTGATCCTGAGGTTGTCATGCAGCCAGTTAGAGACACGCCCCCCGGGCACCCGCTTGACAGTGATAGAAAAACTATAGGGCACAGAGGGGGAACTGGAGATGGTGTAGGAGCGCATCACCTGCTCGCCATCGATCTCAAGTTCAAGGGTCACGAACTGCCCCGGCTTGAAGAAGTACAGCACCGGCTGCTCGGCCATGAAGCAGAAAGTACGCACGTCCCAGGTCTCCTGGATCACCTTGACGCAGCGCACCAGGTGGCGGCCATTAGTCCAGGTTTGGGTCGTGACCGGATTGAAGAAATTAGTTGTCATTATCGCCTCTGCCTGACCAAGCCACCATCTTATACATCACTGGTCCGTATCTATTACGGCCAGCACCTTTGATGTGCATTTTGGGGACGCGTCCCCTAGCTAACTTACCTGACAGCGACGCACACTTACCTCGTGCCACTCTTTATCGTTTAGAAACCTCTGTTTTAGTCGCCACTACGCCATCTGATGTCGCGGGCAGATAATTAGTAGGGGTTAGCCTGCAACACAATCTGTCACTGAATCAGGTCACGGCTGAATACAACGCCAGGTTACGCAACAGAACAACAAGATATGCAATCTTGACTAACGGCCGTATCGCAGCCCTTGAGAGGGAAGCGGTGGTTTATGAGGATACTGGTATGGAAAAAAGTGTTTCTATGATGAGCGACCCACTCGCTGCGGCTCGCGAATCGACGGCCAAGATGCTGCAAGAAAGGGCGCGCACCTTCTCGCTTCCGCAGCCGTTTTATAACGACGCTCGCCTGTTCGCTCTCGATATGCAAGAGGTTTTCGAGAAAGAGTGGCTGTTTGCGGGCATGACCTGTGAGATCCCTGCCAAGGGTAACTTCATGACATTGGATGTTGGAGATAATCCAATTGTCATCGTGCGCGGCAGTGAAGGCACTATTCATGCGTTTTACAATGTGTGCCGCCACCGTGGATCGCGCCTTTGCACTAAGGACAAGGGCAAGGTTGCGAAACTCGTCTGCCCCTACCACCAGTGGACCTACGAGCTTGACGGTCGATTGTTATTTGCCGGTAGCGATATGGGCACTGACTTCAACCTTGATCAATTTGGGCTCAAGCCGGTTAGCGTTTGTACAGCTGGTGGCTTTATCTTTATCAATCTAAG encodes the following:
- a CDS encoding sarcosine oxidase subunit beta family protein; its protein translation is MQRYSGFGLVKHALSHHENWERQWRNPTPKKQYDVIIVGGGGHGLATAYYLAKEFGVKNVAVIEKGWLGGGNTARNTTIVRSNYLWDEAAALYEHAMKLWEGLSQDLNYNVMFSQRGVLNLGHTLQDMRDIQRRVNANRLNGIDGEVLDAKGVQELVPIMDCSKNARYPVMGASWQPRAGVARHDAVAWGYARGADAHGVDILQQTEVTGFKIRDGQIYGVHTNRGDIEAKTVGCVAAGNSSVLAKMGGFNLPLESHPLQALVSEPIKPILDTVVMSNHVHGYISQSDKGDLVIGAGIDGYNGYGQRGSYPTVEHTLQAIVEMFPIFSRVRMNRQWGGIVDTCPDACPIISKTPVKGLYFNCGWGTGGFKATPGSGHVFAASLAKGEMHPIAEPFSMFRFHSGALIDEHGAAGVAH
- the glyA gene encoding serine hydroxymethyltransferase translates to MLQNNFSPNARLASYDSLLAEAIAEETVRQEAHIELIASENYTSKLVMEAQGTQLTNKYAEGYPGRRYYGGCEFVDKVEALAIERACSLFSANYANVQPHSGAQANAAVFMALVKPGDTVLGMSLAHGGHLTHGAAPNFSGKHYNAVQYGLNPETGEIDYEEVERLAREHQPKMIIAGFSAYSRVVDWRRFRDIADEVGAYLMVDMAHVAGLVAAGLYPSPLPYAHVVTTTTHKTLRGPRGGLILSAHGDEDLYKKLNGAVFPGQQGGPLMHVIAAKAVAFKEAMNQDFVRYQQQVIDNAQSMAQVFVDRGYDVVSGGTDDHLFLVSLIQQGVTGKDADAALGRAHITVNKNTVPNDPQSPFVTSGLRIGTPAVTTRGFDAQECNELAGWICDILDGLAAGSDTAAIEAEVRAKVTDICARHPVYAEAVAEVAASIA
- a CDS encoding hybrid-cluster NAD(P)-dependent oxidoreductase, whose translation is MTTNFFNPVTTQTWTNGRHLVRCVKVIQETWDVRTFCFMAEQPVLYFFKPGQFVTLELEIDGEQVMRSYTISSSPSVPYSFSITVKRVPGGRVSNWLHDNLRINDELAVHGPVGNFNAIDYPADKLLMLSGGVGITPLMSMARWFFDTNSLVDLEFIHSARSPRDIIFHRELEHIFSRIPEFKLHIVCERSDELGEAWAGFRGYLSQAMLDLMAPDFMDREIFCCGPTPYMNAVKNLLKNNGFDMARYHEESFGATPVEVQEEALELAEQAEVDAENIDTSDLYSIEFASSGKSVRIQPGETVHAAAAKLGLHIPKACGMGICGTCRVELKSGEVEMEHNGGITEEDVEEGYILSCCSRPKGDLIVDF